From the Tachyglossus aculeatus isolate mTacAcu1 chromosome X3, mTacAcu1.pri, whole genome shotgun sequence genome, the window TCAGTCATAGCtagctggatgataataataataacaatagcatttgctaagcgttttctctgtgagaagcactgttcagtgatatttatttagtgcttactgtgtgcagagcgctgtcccgagcacttgagagagtacaatacagcagaggtggtagacgccCTCCctacccagaacgagcttacagtgttgaGGGAGAGATAGATGACAGATAATTAGTAAaatacaatttatagatatgtacagaagtgctgtgaggctgagggcggGACAcataccaaatgctcaaaggtcacagatccaagtgcatagacgatggagaagggagagggagccagcaaaaggaggggaaggaggagacgtgaccttaataagactctgaaggtggggagactggtgaaagggagggagtatatgtgagaaaggggtcagcagtgagattgaCGATATCGGAGcagagtgagtaaactggcactagaatagtagagtgggcgggctgggctgtgatAGGGAATCAGGTGAGGTAAgggggagtgagctgattgagggctttagagccgatggtgaggagtttctgtttgatgcagaggtggatgggcagccactggaggttcttgaggggcggggaaacatggactgtttTTGGGGGgagaaacgatccaggcagcagagtgaagtgtgggtggaagtgaggagaggcagggaggctagcGAGGAGGTAGACGCAATAGTCGAGGCGGGCTAGGTTAGGGATGACCAAGgctcaacatagtagcagtttggatggagaggacgaatatgtgggttgaatgacaaggacgagtcaaggacaatgtcgtggttacggacttgtgagatagggaggatagtttTGTCAACATTGATGGGTAAGGCGAGGAGGGCAGagttcgggtgggaagataacaCGTTCTGTTTGGATGGGTTAAATTCGAAGTGTCGGCAGGACACCCGCGTAGtgctgtcctgaaggcgggaggaaatgcgagcctgaagaaaaggagagaggtcagggctggagatgtagatttgggaatcatccacgaagagatggtagttgatgccatgggagcgaactagatctccaagggagtgggagtagatagaaaatagaaggggacccacatATGAGTCCTGAGGGACGCCCAATGACAGAGGGTGAGAGGTAGAGTGAGAGCctctaaaagagactgagaaggaccgATCAGGGAGCTAGCTTCGAAGaagcaagagaggacagtgtcagtgaagccaaggttggataaagttttcaggagaagagagtggtctaCAGGGTCGAAGGCAGGTGAGTGTTCaagcaggattaggatggaatagcgGCAGTTTGACGGAAAGAAGGTCACtgtttaccttagagagggctggttTTGTGGAGCGAAAGGggaggaaaccagattggaggggatcaaggagaggattggaggagggaaCGAGGAGACAGTGGGGTTAACAACTTTCTCAAGGAgctgggagaggaatggtaggagggagttgaaacaatagctggagggagctgtggggtgaagggaggggttGTTTTAGGGTGGGTGATATGTAGgcaagtttgaaagcagaggggaagaagccattggaaagtgaacggttgaaggtaccatcaaggagggaagaagagggcaagTACTTTAATAAGGTGCAAGTGTTTTAATACATTttctcggataataataataataatggcatttgttaagtgattactatgtgccaagtactgttctaaacgctgcgggggatacaaggtaatcagcttgtcccacatggggctcacagtcttaatccccattttacagatgaggtaactgagacacagagaagttaagtgacttgcccaaagtcacatagctgataagtggcagagccaggattagaacccatgacctctgactcccaatcaatcaatcaatcagtcgtatttattgagcacttactgtgtgcagagcactgtactaagcacttgggaagtacaagttggcaacatatagagacagtccctacccaacagtgggctcacagtctagaagcgggagactcccaagcccgtgttctttccactgagccaggatgctTCTCCTGTTCTGGACCCAGAAGAGTCAGTCCCTTTGTGGCAGTGGTGTTAGTTGAGgggtcctttccctccccccaactctaAAGTGGGATGCTTAGTGCGCCTTCCCTTAGTGGGTGGACGTGTGGTTCTATGTAGTATTTGGCATCTGGTCACCTTTAATTTAAATTTGCTCAGTGCACTTACCTAAGTAAGTGGTTGGCATTTATAAAAGAAAGTGAAAGAAAAAGTCAAACTTTTTCAAAATGTAACATTGTTTGAAATGATTTAAGGATGAAGGCTTTTCATGCCAGAAGCCATAGCTGTCATGTTTTCCCAAGCACACTTTTTACTGCAGTGTATGGTTATTGTGAGTTATTCAAGCTGTTTCTTTTGAGGCAACTTCTGCTTTTGCAAACAGCAACTGAGACATCCTAATAAGCACATGTGTGTTTGTATCTTATTAATGTGATGGACTGGAAAGGAAGATGGTCTTCTTGATACTACTTGTCCTGCTAATGTTAGTGAACATTAAATACTTCTGTTTTTTAGAGCCTCTCCATTAATCAGACCATGTATGCTTTTTGTTAAAGAAAATGATTTAAAAGGAACATCTTTTCTAGAAGAAAATTAGAAATCATGTCAGAAGCAGATGACATGCATTTCAGCTGTCTTTCTCCAGATCTGGCCCATCCAGAGTCTCCTTTTTGTTTGGACAAGAGTACTTCAACCACAGATCTACCCCAGGTGTGCATCTTATGTGTATTCTATGGAAGACAAAACAATAAATAGGGGCCCCTCAGTCActgaagagagagaatgaaaatcTGGGTCCTCCCAGCCTCATCATCAACACTGGTGTGCATGAAATTTAAGAATAAGGCAGGCATGGTTTCTAGGGTAAAATCTTCCATCTCTACCTCTGGAATCTCTAGTATCCCAGTACTGTACCTACTCCCCTCGATGCATTGAGATCCTAAAGAGTGTCCACTTTTCATtttgtgggtgggggtggaacacTGAGATTGTGTGGGGAGGATTTGAGGGGGTGGGCAAGAGATAAAACGGtgtggagggaaaagaagagaagaaaaggaaaggaggggaagggagaggaaggtaagAGAGCACTTGGCACTTTCTCTTCTATTGTAATCAATTTCTTCACCCAGGCCCAGTCTTAAAGTCttcctttgtttttgttttattaatggtatttgttaagcatgccaTTTTAGATGGGTGACTCCACTcattactaagaataataataatactaagtgtggtatttgttaagcactttctatgtgccaaacactgtcctgagtgctgggatagatgcaagataattacgttcctcatgaggctcacactgtaagtaggagggagaccgggtactgaacaggaattgaatccccattctgctgatgaggaaactgaggcacagagaagtgaagtgacttgtccacgttcacacagcaagtacatggcagagccaggattggaaccgaggtttttttttgttgggttttttttttggtatttgttaagtgctcactgtgtgccagcactgttctaagtggtgggatagatacaagttaatgtctgaggcccgggctcttttcactaggccatgctgcttcccatggagaACTATTATTATCCCTTTCCCTAGTGCCTAGCTCTGGTACACCATgaatgtacaagttggcacagtTGCTGCCTCCCCTTGTGCTGCCCCTATCACTTAGCTCATCCTCACTGGGTTGTGGGTCTGGCGGCCTGGCACATGCCTACCCTCTGGTTCAGCTGGCCTGCTCTGCATGTTCCTGCTGCTTGCCAGTAGTGGTAAAGGTAGGGCAGCCTGCCTCCATGGGATTTGGAGAAGGGGTTGGCTCCCTCCTGGGCCCCAGAGCGAGGTATGAGCTCTCCCTGGTGCTCAGTGAAGGTGATAGGAGCTCCACTGATACCCAGGCTGGACAggcagaggacagagaagagagcTGCCATCttggctgcttctccagcccatcaAGCTGGAAAGGATGATGACAGCTGCCCTTCTGACTCGAAAAGACATGGAGATGGGGCTGATAGTGGTGTCAAGTAGTGGGGGCCAACGCAGAGTGGGCACCTATGCTATTCCTCACTTATTTGATAAGGAGCTTAAAAAAGCTCCATGGgataggaaggaggtaagggcctACAGTTGGACAGGGTGTAACCATTTGCATCAGCACATTCATCCCTGGTGCAATCACAGTGCCCTCCAAATGGGCCCAAGCACTACAGTATCAACATGATGGGAAAGGGGGCTAGCAACACAATGTGGGCTATGTGATAGGCCCTAGGATGGCTGGGCACAGCCCTGGATTCTGTATCTTTGCTTTTCACACAGTTGAGGAGGACCACCGATGGTATTTCACAGGACACAATTTGACACGAATAAGCTCCGCATTTAAACTACTGTAAACTACTGTTTGCCTTTCTAAGACAGGGTGGAAGGAATCATCTTGCTCGATTACGTTGGGTCAGTTCCTTCCAAATGTTACCAGTTGGGGATGCAACGGTTTGTATGCAGTCATCTTGCATGCAAATATGTACTTCCAAGAACAGGAGCAGAGCTGCCCATGCACAGTGCTATCCAAGGTGGTAGACCCCAGGACAGTGACAAGCTTCATGGTTCAAAATACTTCTATCTCTGATGCAGCTGACCTGGCACACTCCTGAGGTTGCAGGTGTGTTGGAACTGCCCTTTTGTGATGAAATTAAAGATGAGAGGTCTGAACATTTTAAGTCACACTGGAGCATCACAgcccctggccccccacccctAGGATGGAAAGTCCTACTTTAGATAACTGTTTACTTCATCCCTGTAAGTGGCTTAGCTCTTTGTTCAGGTCTATCCAATGTaaccctcctcccacttcttagACATCTCAGATGAGAAGGAGAGGGTAAAGAGCTGTAGTAGCTTTCTTCTGACAGAACACGGGACACCGCTTCCTAAGTGGTGATTGATAGGTAAATACGTGCGTGcgcgtacacacacatacacatatacacacacatatgtgtacaCATTTCAGAGGTGCTCTTTGCATAGATATAAATACACTTATGAGCAAGATGCAAGATTTGGGGCAGGGCAGCCATTGTGCCGGAGCTGGGTTGTGGGTGGCTGAACCACTGgaacaggaggaaaggagattgtTCCTACCTTACGCCAGCTGGCAAGACACCCATCAGTAGACCCTTCCTGCTTCCCCTCACCCGCggtgcccaggagctgcaagaggAAAATCGAGACTAGACTTTAGCAGCACATCAAATCTTGGCAAAATACACATCAGCTTTAATGCATTTTGTTTTCTAATTTCTGTACTCAGATATTAGCTCTCGGAGTTATACATTTATTGGTGGGATACATTTATAGATCtactggagaagcaacgtggtctagtggagggagcacgggcctgggagtcataaggacctgggttctaatactggctctgccgattgcttgttgtgtgaccttggggaagtcacttaaacttctctgtgcctcaatttcctcgactgtaaaatggggaatcctgttctccctcctgcttagactgtgagccctctgcaggacagggactgtgtctggcctattCAACCACTACCTATGCTAGTGACAAAATAGCAttggacacatggtaagtgcttaacaagtaccataaaaaataatgaatTTTATTCACCTGAAGGAGGGGGATTCAAAGTATTTCAATTTTAGAAAAGGAAGAGCTGAATCTGTCTTGGGAGCTGATAGGGATGTCCAAATTTCATTTATcttcaatacgattggatgaggaAGACGTTACTTTATGGACAATGATGTTTCCCCCATAATTTGTGGATAAGAGGGTGTGGAAGGGGGTTCTCTAATTGCCTATGTTTTTAAAAATAGAGTGAGGATCACATCAGCACTGTTTACCCTGCAAATTAAACCCATCTACCTTCTATGAGTAGTATGACATGGTGAGGTGgtgacttgtttttttttttctttcgttATTTAAAAATAGGTAGAAATTGACCCAAAGGAAGAACAGAAATCTGGTAATACATTTCCTCCTGAGAAGTTAGACATTTGCCAAGAGAAAATCAGGGAAAGTGATGTAGATGGTGAAGGGGTTCTTTCAACATGTTCTACAAGCACCAGTTCTTGGAGTTGTGTGGGATTTCTAGAAACCTGCAAGACCCAAGGCACTGAACAGAACTTTGAAAGCCTGCAGCCTCTGGATGGGGCTTTAGCTCTAAATGAAGATCTAAAGAGGTTAATGCAGGAGCATAAAGAGCAGCAAATCAAAATCACACACCTACAGTGTGAGAACACGTTTTTAGAGAGCCAGATTAAAGATTTCCAGATGAAATTCTTCAATCAACAAGTATTTATTGATTTCACAAATGAACTGAGAACAAACATTGAAAATCTAATCGAAGAGAAGTACAGGATCATCCTAGAAAAGAATGAGGTGGAAAATTTGGTGAAGAGGCTGCAAGAGACTTTATCTGACTCCCAAAAACTCCTTTGTAAATCTAGGAGTGAAAAAGATACTTTAATGCTGGAGCTTGAAAAACTTAATGCCAACTATGGCTTCCTTCAGGAAAGGCACCAGGGGGAGGTAGAGGAAAAGCACAAATACCAAAGTCGTTTCTTAGAGGTGGGCAACACCCTGAGCCAGAAAGAGGAgcaaatactggctctgcagcAGCTGAAGGAAGAAACGGAGAAGACTGCCTTTTCTGCTCTGGAGACAgcgaggaaagaaaaggagagtgtGGAACAGAAGCTCCAGGCCGTGCAGGGGGAATTTCAGAAGTACCAGGAAGTAAAGTTGGCAGAAAGGCAGGAGTTGAGATCCAATTTTAGTAAACTGATTACTCACATTAAAATTTTGCAAGCTGATTTTGAAAACGAAAAGGCTATGAATCATAAGCTGCAACAGCAGCTAGCCAAAGGACAAAATGGGCACTTAAGGCTTCAGCAACTTAGAGCGAGGAGTCGGGAGCAAAACTCTCCTGGAAAATTGGAGGCGGCTCAGTGGGAACAACTGCTTAATGAAGTCGCGGAGTCAGGCGTGTCAGAGGTACCAGTGCACATTTTAAATCTCAAACATAGAAAATCAGGAGACTTCTCTCTTCTTGGTCCAGAGTAATCAGAATCCAGGGGGGCATCTGTGCTCAATGCCATAAAAATGGAACTTCTATCCTCTTCCTTCCTCGCAATTTTCCATCCACTGATGTTTCAGTTGTTCGGGATTTTACTTACATATAATGCAAATTATAGTTTTCACCTTTGAAAACCTCAACACTTGCACATGAAATactcactgtactctgcacattcAGTGCAGGCATCCCCTTGGATCAAATGATTGTGTAAGATTTGCTTCAGgttctttattttactttgctTCAGAATGTCTTGGATTGTGTTAATAAACAAATGGTTtgcagaaaaaaatgaataaaaaagaaaTAGATTGTAAGAAAGCCACACATTCTGGGAGGTTTCTTCTGATATGAATGATTATATTAGCTGTTCTTCATACTTGGcaatgccactgatggtgaataataatgatgatggcatttattaggtgcttactatgtgcaaagcactgttctaagtgctggggagattacaaggtgatcaggttgtcccacggggggctcacagtcttaatccccattttacagatgagctaactgaggcacagggaagttaagtgacttgcccaaagtcacagagctgacaattggcagagccaggatttgaacccatgacctctgactccaaagcctgtgctctttccactgagccacgttgcttctctaacttctctgaaGTTCACTATGAGGGCATGGGTGGCACAAAAAGGGCATTTTTCTTGTAttgtcatgtttgatgtttgcaatgcctggcacctttttctttttgcctccttgtctcttgtttCTTAGAAAGCTTTGGCTCAAAAGAGCCACTTCTGTCTTGATGACAGTGGTAATGCAGGTTTATCCTCAGTCAGTAGTTGACTCCCAgtgattttgttgttgtttttcgttttgttttaaatggcatttgttaagcacttactatgtgccaggcactgtactaagtgctggggtagatacaagctaatcaggttggacacagcccacgtccctcgtggggcccacagctttaatccccattttacagaggaggcaactgagacacatagaagtgaagtgacttgccccagatcacacacagctgacaagtagtggagctggaactagaacccaggtccttctgactcctaggcccattctttAACGACgaaggccacgatgcttctcaagtTTTCAGCTGGAATGCTGCATTGTCTGAACCGAGGCTTTGTTTCTccatgtccttaaaacatttcctttgCCTTCCTCACTTTGGATTTCCCAAATGCGGCTCACTTTAAAGTGGTTGTCTAGGTatccagcagtcattcattctcctATTGTGTCCCAACCAGTGTTCTCGTGTTGAGGTGACGGTAGCTGACTTCATTCCAGAACTCGTTTGTGCTATTGTCTTGATATTTGATAAATAGCCTGTGAATGAGGCAGAGGGAACTCCTCAAGGAGTTGGTGTGGCACTCAGGTGTCTCACAGCCATACAGAACGTTGGACAACACTATTGTTTGACCTGTCATAGTAGAAGTAGTGATGGTATTATCacatctactatcaatcaatcaaccaatcaatggtatttattgagcgcttctactgtgcagagcttgggagaatacaaaatgaaAGAGTTTGAGAAAAGAGGTAGATGGATGAtacatagacatgttccttggctCCCAAGGGGCTCTCACCCTaggaaaaaattcattcaattatatttactgagccttactatgtgcaaagcactgtacaaagcgcatgataactatggtgtttgttaagcgcttactatgcattaggcattgttccaagcactgggatggatacaagcaaatcagggtggacacagtccctgtctcacgtagtGTTGGCCACAGACACACAAGGAAACCACAGTGAAAGACAAGGATGATGATACATTCCACTAGAGCAGTAgggtttcaggctcctcatggctcgAAACAGTAGTTACAGAAGTCACAACTACAGCAATAACCATCCAAGCCACCTGACAGTCTTCCATGCTGGGTTTTTCACTGCCTTGTTAGCATTGTGACATTAGTCAGTGCGCTGCCTAGGTCACAAAATTCTGTGGCAGTATTTAGCTCCGTTTTGCTGTATGTATGGGGCTTCTCTCGGGCAggtgaagcagcacagcctagtggaaagagcacgggcctgggagtcagaggacctgggttctaataccggctccgccatttgcctgctgtgtgaccttgggctagtcagttctctcctctgggcctcagtttcctcaactgtaaaatggggactcaagacctgttctccctcctgcttagactgtgagccccatgtgggacagggactgtgtctgatctgatggatttgtacctatccccgtgcttagaatagtgcttgacacatagtaagtgcttaacaaatactataaaaaagaaggTGGGTACATTAACTCAGTTTTCTTCAGATGTATTGTCAGCCCATAATGCCTGGTTGATTTGGTAAAGTTGCTTCTAATCCTCAGGCTATCCCTTCGGGCGTGGGCCTCTAGCGCACCATCATCTGCTTTCAGCAACCCTTGTCTCTCTCTTGCTAAGActtctggatgataataataatgatgctggtatttgctaagcacttactatgtgccaagctctgtactaagggctggggaagatacaagataatcaggtcccacatggggctcactgtctaagtaggacaagaacaggtattaaatctccattttgtagatgagggaactgaggtacagagaatgaagtgacttcgaccaaggtcacacagcagacaggtggcagaggcaggattagaacccaggtcctctgagtctcaggcccatacttggccatgctgcttcagtgttcTTAACAGTGTCGAAGAGGACATTGACTTTCTAAGATGTTTCCACTACCGTGGAAAGTCTATCCTGTGTTCCCCTAATAGAGTTATTCTCTCCTAATTTCTAGCCCTTGAATTCCAACATAGCCAACTTCTGTTTGACAAGATGTAGTCAACTGTTCATTAGTGCTCTGCAGCTGTAATTACTTTTACagttttccttgttttttttatttttcagtttAGATTTACCATATGATTCCTTTCTTGTGTATCTGTCACTAGCTTCCCTTTCAATTGTGAGCCATGTTGGAATTATTATCTGAGtgactttccctagtgcttagtacaactatGGGCAGAAAGTAACCATTTacatgcaacaataataataatattactggcATAGGGAATGGGAGGAAGATGGTCTGGGTATTGCTAGTTGTGGATCAGTCATCAGGGACTCAGTCATCTAGCTGCTAGCCACTGAGCAATGTGGTATGGTGAAATCCTCACATCACTGTTCCTGAATTGCTTTAGGAGGGTCAAAGAAGGGCTAACCCCCATCCCCTTACCTTTGCAGAGCTGTCTTGAAGACTTCTATTCATCTTGAAAACTCCAATCCTTACCCTAATGCAAACGTTATTTCATTACACTTCTCAGGATCCCAGCAGGCCTTACACAGAACATTGCAAAGAAAGTGAGAAAGCAGCTCTGCTGGTGGAAAAAATGAAGCGCTTAAACCTTAAAAGGAAAAGCTTGGAAGAGGAGGTAATGTGGATGATCATCCTCTTAGTGTTTTATGAGAACATAAAACAGGCCTAATGCTGAGAATCCATGCACTTTGCTATGCCAGAAATGAGGCAGCCTTACAAATCTCACCATTATAAGAGGCAGCACAACCAGGGCTCTCCTGCTTATGGCCTTGTTCCCCACccgcctctcccccaacccctccacccccccgctcccacccccaccccacccccctcagtTGGGCCTCCTCCTCTGAGCCATCACTGCCTCCCACAGAGGTGAGGACAGGTGAAGTAGGGAACAGGGGCCCCAATCCCAGTCAGGAGCAGAAGGCAGGTAAGGGAGGGAGCAGGGTTTTGTAGAATTTAGAAGGTATACTGAGCTTGGCAAGattgggaaggaaaaggaaaggagattaCTGACCTGCTTTGAGCAATCTTGCAACTCTTTTTTAAACGTTAAATTGTTCATTGTTTTTGTgcttgtgtctctctctctctctctctctctctctctctctctctctctcgattgTGAGTGCCCAAATTTGGGCCAGGACAGTCTGTTGTTCCACATTTCTAAATAGCTTCCAGAGGACCTAGTACCGAGTACCATGAATTGGAGGCACCTAATAagtatttttgatgatgatgatatggcaaatctatttattttgcagTAAATACAATCACACCGCCTGTATGGCAGATTGGTGTCTTGTTTGTGATTTAATTGTTTCCTACAGACTCTTGTTTCTGAAATTTTAACTATCAGGAGAAAGTTTTTTCTATTTCCATGCTGAAATATATCTATTACTCTAATTTCCTCTTCAGATAATGAAACACAAGACCAGCATCTCTGCCTTTAGAGAGTTATTATCTATTGAAAAAGATTCTCAAAAACAAGTTATCAAGGCAAGTTTACTATTCTAGTAAAATCAAATTAAAAAGATAAGAAATCTGTGGATTTGGGAGAGGTGGATGCAGCTCGTTTTGTGGCTTTACACTTTACCATTAGTGGCTTTACACTTTACTCTTAAAAAGCTGCTTTAGGCAGATCCCCCTTGGTTTCTGAGAGGAAATGGACTTGGCTCTCAAGGTCATGGCCTGTTGAAACAGGTCTGCGGATCTTGCCAGACCCTCATGGAGAAGGTTGCCTCATCCTTTAAATCTGTCTTGAATGACTGGCTGTCTTCAACACTAACTTCATTGAGGTAGAGCTAGAGAAAAGTTTGACAATCACCCTTCCTATCATAACTAATCAAGTTTTTCACCCCAGTCAGGTAACATTTCCAGTTTGTTACATTTTGAATCTGAAGACTCCCATTCTTATATGAGGGTCGGTTCATTCTTCCCTACTTCAGTCGACCTTTGCCTTTATTCACAAACCTAGTTCTTAAGTGTCTTTTCCCCCTTTGgagtaatcagttaatcaatggaatttattgagtgtttactgagtgcacagcactctggtaagtgcttgagagggtacaatgcagcatggcctgccctctcacaggcccggaagtcaaaaggacctgggttctaatctcatctttgccactcgtctgctgtgtgaccttgggcaagtcacttctcttctctgtgcctcagttacctcatctgtaaaatggggatgaagactgtgagccccatgtgggacctggacggtggccaacctgatttgcttgtatccaccccagagtgtagaacagtgcctggcacttagtaagtgcttaacagataccattaataaagagttggtaaacacaatcatcTCTCCAGAATCAGGTTTGCAACACTGATCTTATTCTTGGGACCACCTCTATTTTTGAGTCAAGGCttcttcaagcagcatggcctagtgaaaagagcaagggcctaggagtcagaggacctgggttgtgtatcctggctctgccgcttgtcttttgtgtgacctagggcaagtcacttcacttctctgtgcctcaatttcctcagatgtaaaatggggattcaatacctgttctccttcctacttggctgtgaaccccatgtgagatctgatcatcttgtatctatcccaacatttagcacagtgcttggcacgttacaaataatcgaccaatcaatcagtcaatggaatctaTTGATATAGTCTATcacaattatttattgagaagcagcctggccatgTGAAAGGATCACAGGCtcaggaagcagaggacctgcgttctaatcccggctccttgcacaggtgtctgctgtgtgaccttgggcaagtcacttcatctctctgtgcttcagtgacctcatctgtaaaatggggattaagactgtgagccccatgtggg encodes:
- the CAGE1 gene encoding cancer-associated gene 1 protein is translated as STSSWSCVGFLETCKTQGTEQNFESLQPLDGALALNEDLKRLMQEHKEQQIKITHLQCENTFLESQIKDFQMKFFNQQVFIDFTNELRTNIENLIEEKYRIILEKNEVENLVKRLQETLSDSQKLLCKSRSEKDTLMLELEKLNANYGFLQERHQGEVEEKHKYQSRFLEVGNTLSQKEEQILALQQLKEETEKTAFSALETARKEKESVEQKLQAVQGEFQKYQEVKLAERQELRSNFSKLITHIKILQADFENEKAMNHKLQQQLAKGQNGHLRLQQLRARSREQNSPGKLEAAQWEQLLNEVAESGVSEVPKALAQKSHFCLDDSGNAGLSSDPSRPYTEHCKESEKAALLVEKMKRLNLKRKSLEEEEKREEEENDHLSAAAHRECNVPQSWPGERQVGLSAKVMHDSWEEVTLEEEKFWRRLLVSP